The nucleotide window TATACCGCTGCCAAAACGCAATTTATTTTACAAGTGCTTGATGAAAGCGTGTGATTGATTGAAAAGCGTATTTATCAAAGACAGGCTGATCTATTTCTTCGCAGTTATGGTGACCATGGCGGCAGGACTGGCATCCAGACACTATGGTGAACGATTGCCGGATTGGGTGCATGAACATTTCGGTGATGCATGTTGGGCAGGCATGATTTATTTCGGAGTTCGCATGATATGGCCTCATTGCAGCTTGGTATGGGCGATGTGTTTTAGCTGTATATTCAGCTGGTTGATTGAGTTCTCGCAGTTGATTCAGATGCCTTGGCTGATTGAGATACGCTCTACCGTATTAGGTGCTCTTATTTTGGGACATGGGTTTCTGGTGATCGATCTGATTCGATATACGGTCGGTATTCTGTGTATGGCTGTAATCGATCGTTATTTCCTGAGAAATAAGATGACTAGATGATGCACTCAGTTTGAGTAATGGAGGTGTTCTGAGTGAATGGAGAGAAACTTTTTGCCGAATCGCCCGAATTCGAAACCCATCGGCTGAAGCTGAGACGCCTTGCGATGGATGATCTTGATGAATATTATGCGTTTGCCTCTGATCCGCGAGTGAGTCAGCAAAGCTTGTGGAACTGCCATGAGACGACGGAGGATTCGATTCAATATATTCAGCGGGTACTGGATAATTATGAACGGAAAACGGTCTATATCTGGGCTTTTATCCTGAAGGAAACAGGGACCTTGATCGGGAGGGGTGGCATTTTTCATCTCAACGAACCCATGCAGAGTGCTGAACTAGGGTACGCGATAGCCAGCAGTCAATGGGGTAAGGGTCTCGCAGCAGAAGCGATGCAACCTATCGTGGATTATTGCTTTCGGGAACTGGACTGCAATCGGTTGGAGGGGAAATGTAATGCAGACAACATAGGCTCTGCACGCGTAATGGAGAAGCTGGGCATGTCGTACGAAGGTTTGCTACGCAAACAGTTGAAGATCAAAGGTGTATTCACGGATCAAAAATTGTACTCCCGTATCCGGGATGATCTATAATACTCCCAATGACACATAGGGTACATCGCAGAAATTGAAGGAGGCGGAACCATGATCTATAGTATTATTTCCCGTTCGTTGTGGGAGCAAGTGTCAAAGGGGACTGAGTATGCACCAGATAGCCTGGAGACAGACGGATTCATTCATTGTTCCACTAAGGAACAGATCCCATGGGTAGCCGGGCAATATTATGCAGGCCGCACAGATCTGTTATTACTTAGTATTGATGAGAAGGCGTTAAAGCCGGAACTGGTATATGAGGATCTCTACGAATTGAATGAACTATATCCACATATCTATGGAGAGCTGAATCTGGATGCTGTTCGCAAAGTCATTCCATTTGAACCGAATGCAGACGGCACATTCTCATTTCCTGAATAAATAACATGTGACGCTTCTATTTGGACGTGATCTGGGGACATTATACTTTTTCGAAGGGTGGTTAACGGATGGATATGAATCAGGTTTTTCTGGAGACAGCCGAGAAGCAATTCTTGTATTACAAGCAGCTCGGGGAAAAAGCCATGGCACAACTGGATTCCGAGCAATTGTTTCAATCCTGGAATGAAGACGCGAACAGCATTGCGGTGATCGTAAAACATCTATGGGGCAATATGCTGTCCCGTTGGACGGATGTACTGACAACAGATGGTGAGAAACCGTGGCGTGAACGGGACGCCGAGTTCGTGAATGATATTACATCCCGGGAAGAGTTGCTTGCCAAATGGGAGGAAGGCTGGACATGCCTACTCGAAGCCATTCGTTCGTTTACCCCGGAACAATTGTCTCATATCATATACATTCGCAATGAAGGACATACCGTCATGGAGGCAATTATTCGGCAATTGGCGCATTATCCGTATCATGTAGGGCAGATTGTATTTGCCGCGAAAATGCTCAAAGAAACATCTTGGGACAGTCTCTCGATTCCGAGAAACGGGTCTTCTCAATATAATGGCGGCAAATTTGCCAAACCGAAGGCGCGCAAACATTTTACAGAAGATGAACTTCATATAGAAAAAGGTGAGGAACAACAATGACTCAAATTACATTGATTCGCCATGGAAGCACCGCGTGGAATAAGGAAAAACGTTCACAGGGACAGACGGATAATCCGCTGGATCAGGATGGAAGAGAACAGGCGGTATTACTTGCCGCGAGACTGGCCGAGGAATCCTGGGATGCCATCTATGCAAGTGACTTGGAGCGTGCAAGTGAGACGGCTCGCATCATCGGTGATCGCTTGGGCATTCAGGAGATTCATCTGGACCCTAGACTTCGCGAGATGGGCGGAGGACAGGTCGAAGGAACGACGGAAGAGGAACGGTTAGCCAAGTGGGGAGCGGACTGGAGTACTCTGGATCTGGGACGGGAGCTTGCAGATGCAGGGACTGTTCGAGGCAGTGCGGTGCTTGAGGATATCGTACAGCAGCACCCCGATGGAAGAGTGATCGTTGTCAGTCACGGAGCTGTTCTGCGGAATACACTGAGAGGTCTGGTGCCTGAGCTTGATATCAGCGTGAAGCTGTCCAACACATCCATTACCCGGATCGCCAAGAATGAGAATGTGTGGCAATGCGAACTGTACAATTGCAGCGTACATTTGGATTCGTCCAGGGAGTCTTAATAGATGGATGCTCTGACGTTAAAACAAAAATTACAGCATATTCAGTCGGTTGATCTATCCATCGATAACGTGGAACAGCCTTATGAATTGGCGCTGTATATGATGAAGCATATTGGCAGTCCTGACCCTGTTCTGCGGGATGAATTGATCTATGTTACCTTAGCGACCTGGATTGGGCAGGGTGTATTTTCGGAAGAGCAGCTGAGGGATGTGTTGCAGTTGTCGCTGGACGATAAGCACCTTTTCTATGGGATCGGAGAGCAGGGAACAGATAGTGTGTTTACGCGGACGTTCTCCGTGTTGTTGCTGCCTCCAATTCTGAGTGTGGATCGTGAGCGGCCTTTCTTAAACAAGGAGGATATCGCAGGCATTCATCATCGGTTGACTACATATCTGGAATGTGAAAAAGATGTTCGCGGCTACGCCGATGATAAGGGCTGGGCGCATGCTCCGGCACACGCGGCGGATGCGGTTGAAGACTTGGCACAATCGCCATATCTGGAGCGAACGGATCTGCTGGAACTTCTGCATGCACTCGCTGTAAAAATAACGGAATCAAGTGTAGTTTACATCCATGATGAAGATCAGCGAATAGCGCATGCTGTAATTACCATTCTTCGTCGGAATCTGCTAGAGCCAAAGGATATTACGGTGTGGATCGATTCCCTTCATCAGGGAGATAAGGCAGAGAACAGATCCCTTCTTGAAACCAGTCAGATGAGCCTGAATATGCGTCTATTCTTGCAGACACTCTATATTGCCATACGTACAGAAGAAGCTGAGCCGTTTCCGGCTGTTCGTTCGATGGTATTGCAGGCATTAGGAAAAGAAAAGTAACGGGATACTAGATATATGGGTATTGGGTATGGGAAAAGGAGGAAATGGCACATGAGCGCAATGTCGTATTCATGGACGGAGGAGATCCTATCTCCGCTGGGTGAGACAGCGGTTATTATCGATTGCGGGGATCACTTGTCTGAAGCGGTACAGCGCAGAGTGATGTCTGTATGTGATTTATTGGAAAAGCGTACGCTGCCAGCCATGATCGAATGGGTGCCTTCTTACACGTCGGTTACGCTGTTCTATGATCCGTTCATCTCCTCGTACCCCGAGTTATGCCTGATTCTGCTTCAGCAGTTGAATCAAATGAAGGAATCCGTACAAAACAAGCCCAGGACGGTCACGATTCCCGTATGTTACGGTGGTGAGTGGGGACCTGATCTGGACTATGTTGCCAGTGAACATGGACTAACCACAGAGGAAGTTATTGCGATTCATACATCTGGGGACTATCTTGTGCACATGATTGGATTCGCACCGGGTTTTCCGTATCTCGGCGGGTTATCCGAACGGATTGCTACGCCCAGAAGAGCGACGCCGAGGCTCCGGGTTGAGGCGGGCACAGTAGGTATCGGTGGCAAACAGACGGGAATCTATCCGGTGGACACACCTGGGGGATGGCAATGTATTGGACGAACGCCACTCCGGTTGTTTCGGCCGGATGAGAACGTACCGAGTTTGCTGGCAGCAGGTGATCGGGTTCGATTCAAACAGATTACGATGCGGGACTATCTGGCGTTGAAGCGGAAGGAGGGCGAACAATGAGTATTGAAGTGATTCGCCCTGGTCTGTTATCTACCGTTCAGGATGAAGGCAGAACCGGCTATCGCCGGTATGGTATTCATCCTGGCGGGGTCATGGACACCTTTGCAGCCAGAGCAGCCAATATGCTTGTGGGCAACTCCCGACATGCGGCAGTACTGGAGATGACGATGACGGGGCCAGAGCTTCGATTTCAGGAGAGCCAGCTAGTCTCATTATGTGGAGCCGATCTGACGGCAACGGTGGATCATCTGTCTGTACCTTTGTGGCGTCCTGTGCTGGTGCGGGCAGGAAGTGTAATGAAGTTTGGCCCATGTCGTCATGGTTTGCGCGGTTATCTGGCGTTTGCGGGTGGAATAGCTGTGCCTGAAGTGATGGGCAGTCGAAGTACGGATCTCAAGACAGGTCTTGGCGGTTTGGAAGGTAGAGCCCTGCGCGTGGGGGATCTGTTATCCATAGGTGAACCTTCTGCCGAAGCGCAAGGTTGGATGCAGCGTATGGAGCAGCAGGTAAAGCAGAGTGAGCGGGACCACCGAATATTGGCGCCTGCGTGGCTTTTATCTGAACGTGAAAGACCTGACTATTTTGGGCATCCTGTTATTCGTGTGATGGAGAGCAAGGACAGTTTGCTGTTCAGCCAAGAAAGTCTGGTGCAGTTCTACGTGGAAAAATACGTGATTTCTCCGCAATCGGATCGGATGGGTTATCGATTACAAGGTTCAAGATTGGAGCTGGAACAGCCGCTGGATCGGCTGTCTGATGCCGTTACCTATGGCACGGTGCAAGTGCCTCCGGATGGGCAACCCATCATCTTGATGGCAGACCATCAGACGATTGGAGGTTACCCTGTGATTGCACAGGTAGCCCGGGTGGATATGCCAATCCTGGCTCAGGCTAAGCCAGGAACTCGAATTGCTTTTGAACAGATTACGCATGATCAAGCCCGTCAGTTGTACATGGAACAAGAATGCAACATGCAGCTTATCGATAAGCTGATACGCAGAAGAATGGCAGAAATGGAGGGCGCTCAATGAATACCTCGAATACCTTGGATATCAATTGTGATCTGGGCGAAAGTTATGGTATATATCGCACGCTAT belongs to Paenibacillus sp. FSL H8-0079 and includes:
- a CDS encoding DUF2809 domain-containing protein; translation: MKSVFIKDRLIYFFAVMVTMAAGLASRHYGERLPDWVHEHFGDACWAGMIYFGVRMIWPHCSLVWAMCFSCIFSWLIEFSQLIQMPWLIEIRSTVLGALILGHGFLVIDLIRYTVGILCMAVIDRYFLRNKMTR
- a CDS encoding GNAT family N-acetyltransferase, with amino-acid sequence MNGEKLFAESPEFETHRLKLRRLAMDDLDEYYAFASDPRVSQQSLWNCHETTEDSIQYIQRVLDNYERKTVYIWAFILKETGTLIGRGGIFHLNEPMQSAELGYAIASSQWGKGLAAEAMQPIVDYCFRELDCNRLEGKCNADNIGSARVMEKLGMSYEGLLRKQLKIKGVFTDQKLYSRIRDDL
- a CDS encoding DUF952 domain-containing protein, whose product is MIYSIISRSLWEQVSKGTEYAPDSLETDGFIHCSTKEQIPWVAGQYYAGRTDLLLLSIDEKALKPELVYEDLYELNELYPHIYGELNLDAVRKVIPFEPNADGTFSFPE
- a CDS encoding DUF1572 family protein, with protein sequence MDMNQVFLETAEKQFLYYKQLGEKAMAQLDSEQLFQSWNEDANSIAVIVKHLWGNMLSRWTDVLTTDGEKPWRERDAEFVNDITSREELLAKWEEGWTCLLEAIRSFTPEQLSHIIYIRNEGHTVMEAIIRQLAHYPYHVGQIVFAAKMLKETSWDSLSIPRNGSSQYNGGKFAKPKARKHFTEDELHIEKGEEQQ
- a CDS encoding histidine phosphatase family protein, coding for MTQITLIRHGSTAWNKEKRSQGQTDNPLDQDGREQAVLLAARLAEESWDAIYASDLERASETARIIGDRLGIQEIHLDPRLREMGGGQVEGTTEEERLAKWGADWSTLDLGRELADAGTVRGSAVLEDIVQQHPDGRVIVVSHGAVLRNTLRGLVPELDISVKLSNTSITRIAKNENVWQCELYNCSVHLDSSRES
- a CDS encoding DUF2785 domain-containing protein, giving the protein MDALTLKQKLQHIQSVDLSIDNVEQPYELALYMMKHIGSPDPVLRDELIYVTLATWIGQGVFSEEQLRDVLQLSLDDKHLFYGIGEQGTDSVFTRTFSVLLLPPILSVDRERPFLNKEDIAGIHHRLTTYLECEKDVRGYADDKGWAHAPAHAADAVEDLAQSPYLERTDLLELLHALAVKITESSVVYIHDEDQRIAHAVITILRRNLLEPKDITVWIDSLHQGDKAENRSLLETSQMSLNMRLFLQTLYIAIRTEEAEPFPAVRSMVLQALGKEK
- the pxpB gene encoding 5-oxoprolinase subunit PxpB produces the protein MSAMSYSWTEEILSPLGETAVIIDCGDHLSEAVQRRVMSVCDLLEKRTLPAMIEWVPSYTSVTLFYDPFISSYPELCLILLQQLNQMKESVQNKPRTVTIPVCYGGEWGPDLDYVASEHGLTTEEVIAIHTSGDYLVHMIGFAPGFPYLGGLSERIATPRRATPRLRVEAGTVGIGGKQTGIYPVDTPGGWQCIGRTPLRLFRPDENVPSLLAAGDRVRFKQITMRDYLALKRKEGEQ
- a CDS encoding biotin-dependent carboxyltransferase family protein, encoding MSIEVIRPGLLSTVQDEGRTGYRRYGIHPGGVMDTFAARAANMLVGNSRHAAVLEMTMTGPELRFQESQLVSLCGADLTATVDHLSVPLWRPVLVRAGSVMKFGPCRHGLRGYLAFAGGIAVPEVMGSRSTDLKTGLGGLEGRALRVGDLLSIGEPSAEAQGWMQRMEQQVKQSERDHRILAPAWLLSERERPDYFGHPVIRVMESKDSLLFSQESLVQFYVEKYVISPQSDRMGYRLQGSRLELEQPLDRLSDAVTYGTVQVPPDGQPIILMADHQTIGGYPVIAQVARVDMPILAQAKPGTRIAFEQITHDQARQLYMEQECNMQLIDKLIRRRMAEMEGAQ